One Pseudomonadota bacterium genomic window carries:
- a CDS encoding cell division protein FtsQ/DivIB: protein MLNRRNRKRPQQEPLFDWVAIRRFALAGGTLLAITASVIFVFLLLDRPVATIQVDGPFARVNASQIEAEVLANLHGGFISLDLDRLSTTIRRLPWVDQVRISRQWPNGLHITLIEQRPAARWGASGLLNVRGELFIADSRHVPAGLPLLAGPPGTEAEVVKVFLAARSYLLPHGLDVVGLVRDPRGAWDMTLSSGVVIRLGRHRVDQRIRRYGDLVLEIVGADPGRVEYVDMRYSNGFAIGWRKQDEAAVAARLTAHSG, encoded by the coding sequence ATGCTTAACAGACGCAATCGCAAACGCCCGCAGCAGGAACCGCTGTTCGACTGGGTTGCGATCAGGCGGTTTGCGCTGGCTGGCGGGACCTTGCTGGCTATCACTGCCTCGGTGATCTTCGTGTTCTTGCTGCTGGACCGGCCGGTCGCAACCATCCAGGTGGATGGCCCGTTCGCAAGGGTCAATGCCAGCCAGATCGAGGCCGAGGTTCTCGCCAACCTGCATGGCGGCTTCATATCGCTGGATCTCGATAGATTGTCGACGACCATAAGGCGATTGCCGTGGGTGGACCAGGTTCGCATCAGCCGGCAATGGCCGAACGGTTTGCACATTACGCTGATCGAGCAACGCCCGGCGGCTCGCTGGGGTGCATCGGGCCTGCTCAATGTTCGCGGCGAGTTGTTTATAGCTGACAGCCGTCATGTGCCGGCTGGCTTGCCCTTGCTGGCCGGACCGCCAGGAACGGAAGCTGAAGTCGTCAAAGTTTTTCTGGCGGCGCGTTCATATTTATTGCCGCATGGACTGGATGTCGTGGGACTGGTGCGCGATCCGCGCGGCGCATGGGACATGACGCTCAGCAGTGGTGTAGTCATCAGGTTGGGGCGGCATCGCGTCGACCAGCGGATCAGGCGCTACGGCGACCTGGTGCTGGAGATTGTTGGCGCGGATCCGGGAAGGGTTGAATACGTCGATATGCGCTATAGCAACGGGTTCGCTATCGGCTGGCGGAAACAGGATGAGGCGGCAGTTGCCGCCCGGTTAACCGCACACAGCGGCTAA
- a CDS encoding M23 family metallopeptidase codes for MNLILVTRRHGVARQVNLQHPVNLLLVVLGLGLVLAAAFSLGRVSGLISAGGPEEQLAAWRAELDTQEQLLEETRKVSREKIDALSVKLAQMNAQVIRLEALGRRLTQMADLDDGEFDFDSSPALGGPEPEAPGRSVAMPDMEFLLDTLAMQIQDRHRQLDILEDLMLNRTLSDEVHPEGRPVTAGWISSYYGMRTDPFTGKATRHKGVDFAGKEGAEVIAVAAGVVTWSGDRFGYGEMVEINHGNGFSTRYAHNSKNLVAVGDQVSKGQVVSLMGRTGRATGPNLHFEVMRGGRKVDPLEYIRGTR; via the coding sequence ATGAACCTGATATTGGTCACTCGTCGCCACGGCGTGGCGCGGCAGGTCAATCTGCAGCATCCGGTCAATTTGCTGCTAGTGGTCCTGGGCCTTGGCTTGGTCCTTGCCGCGGCCTTTTCCCTGGGCCGGGTCAGCGGTCTGATCAGCGCCGGTGGTCCTGAGGAGCAACTCGCGGCCTGGCGGGCCGAACTGGATACGCAAGAACAATTGCTCGAAGAAACCCGCAAGGTGAGCCGGGAGAAGATCGACGCTCTTTCCGTAAAACTGGCACAGATGAACGCCCAGGTGATTCGGTTGGAGGCCCTGGGCAGGCGTCTGACGCAAATGGCGGATCTGGACGACGGCGAGTTCGATTTCGACTCCTCGCCGGCCCTGGGCGGCCCCGAACCGGAGGCGCCGGGCCGATCAGTCGCAATGCCGGATATGGAGTTCTTGCTGGATACGCTGGCCATGCAGATCCAGGATCGCCACCGGCAACTCGACATACTCGAAGACTTGATGCTTAACCGCACCCTCAGCGACGAAGTTCATCCCGAGGGCCGGCCGGTTACCGCAGGCTGGATTTCATCCTATTATGGAATGCGCACCGACCCGTTTACCGGCAAGGCTACCAGGCACAAAGGGGTGGATTTCGCCGGCAAGGAAGGCGCGGAGGTAATCGCCGTCGCCGCCGGGGTGGTCACCTGGTCCGGCGATCGCTTCGGCTATGGCGAGATGGTGGAAATCAATCACGGCAACGGATTTTCCACACGCTACGCCCACAACTCCAAAAACCTGGTCGCGGTCGGCGATCAAGTCAGCAAGGGTCAGGTCGTATCGCTGATGGGCCGAACCGGGCGGGCAACCGGACCAAACCTTCATTTCGAAGTGATGCGTGGCGGGAGAAAGGTCGACCCGCTGGAATACATTCGCGGCACGCGTTGA
- a CDS encoding UDP-3-O-acyl-N-acetylglucosamine deacetylase, with amino-acid sequence MRQRTLKNSIRATGVGLHTGKKVFMTLRPAAENTGVVFRRVDLDPVVNIPARAEYVGDTMLGTTLVSGDTRVATVEHLLSAFAGLGIDNAIVDVSAPEVPIMDGSAGPFVFLIQSAGIQEQKSAKKLIRIKRPVRVVEDDKWAQIVPFEGFKVKFRIEFDHPVFKSHVQESTIDFSTSSFLKEVSRARTFGFMRDIEALRARKLTLGGSMSNAIVLDDFRVLNEDGLRCEDEFVKHKILDVIGDLYLLGHSLIGEFSGYKSGHALNNALLRALIADQEAWEEVTFEDAAESPISYATPVMAI; translated from the coding sequence TTGCGGCAAAGAACGCTCAAAAATTCGATCCGGGCCACCGGTGTGGGTCTGCACACCGGCAAGAAAGTCTTTATGACGCTGCGCCCGGCTGCGGAAAACACTGGTGTGGTGTTTCGGCGGGTCGATCTGGATCCGGTTGTCAATATTCCCGCCCGGGCTGAATATGTCGGCGATACGATGCTGGGTACTACCCTGGTCAGTGGAGATACCCGCGTCGCGACCGTGGAGCACCTGTTGTCAGCGTTTGCGGGCCTGGGCATCGACAATGCGATCGTCGACGTCAGCGCACCCGAAGTACCGATCATGGATGGCAGCGCCGGGCCATTTGTGTTTCTGATTCAATCGGCAGGCATCCAGGAACAAAAAAGCGCGAAAAAGCTCATTCGTATCAAGCGCCCGGTGCGCGTGGTAGAGGACGATAAATGGGCGCAGATCGTTCCGTTTGAAGGATTCAAGGTCAAATTCCGGATCGAGTTCGACCATCCGGTTTTCAAGAGCCATGTGCAGGAATCGACAATCGATTTTTCTACCTCTTCCTTCCTCAAGGAAGTAAGCCGCGCCAGAACATTTGGTTTTATGCGCGATATTGAAGCTTTACGTGCCAGGAAACTAACTTTGGGCGGCAGCATGAGCAATGCCATCGTGCTGGACGATTTCAGGGTGCTGAACGAAGACGGTCTGCGTTGCGAGGATGAGTTCGTCAAGCATAAAATTCTTGACGTAATCGGCGATCTTTATCTTCTTGGCCATAGCCTGATTGGCGAGTTCAGCGGGTACAAGTCAGGGCACGCACTAAACAATGCATTACTCAGAGCGTTAATTGCCGATCAGGAAGCATGGGAGGAAGTGACTTTTGAGGATGCCGCGGAATCGCCGATTTCCTATGCAACGCCGGTGATGGCAATCTAG
- the ftsZ gene encoding cell division protein FtsZ produces the protein MFELMDSYSQTAVIKVIGVGGGGGNAVMHMVAAGIDGVDFICANTDAQALKHSRVKTSLQIGCNITKGLGAGANPEVGRQAAMEDRDRIQEVIEGSDMLFITAGMGGGTGTGAAPVVAQTAKEMGILTVAVVTRPFEMEGVKRRAVADQGITELSRYVDSLITIPNEKLLSVLGSETTLLDAFRAANDVLQGAVQGIAELITRPGLINVDFADVRTVMSEMGMAMMGSGTASGPDRAREAAEAAASSPLLEDVNLAGANGILVNVTAGENLSIGEFQEVGNTVKEYASENATVVIGTVIDPKMKDSIRVTVVATGLGETAQAARPQMEVVKKAANGDPNYSYLETPTAARRNKMYESGSRAMPSEEVLDIPAFLRRQAD, from the coding sequence ATGTTTGAGTTAATGGATTCGTACAGCCAAACCGCGGTTATCAAGGTCATCGGAGTCGGTGGCGGGGGTGGCAATGCGGTCATGCACATGGTCGCGGCGGGAATCGACGGCGTGGACTTTATTTGTGCCAATACCGATGCACAGGCGTTGAAACATTCAAGGGTGAAAACATCGTTGCAGATTGGTTGCAACATCACCAAGGGGCTTGGAGCGGGCGCCAATCCTGAAGTCGGCCGGCAGGCCGCGATGGAGGACCGTGACCGTATTCAGGAAGTGATCGAAGGCAGTGACATGCTTTTTATCACCGCCGGCATGGGTGGCGGAACCGGTACCGGTGCTGCGCCCGTGGTCGCGCAAACCGCCAAGGAGATGGGGATTCTGACCGTCGCCGTGGTGACCAGGCCATTCGAAATGGAAGGCGTGAAGCGGCGCGCGGTTGCTGATCAGGGTATCACCGAACTCAGCCGCTATGTCGATTCGCTGATCACGATTCCCAACGAAAAATTGCTGTCTGTACTTGGCAGTGAAACCACTTTGCTGGATGCATTCAGAGCAGCCAACGATGTCTTGCAAGGAGCGGTCCAGGGAATCGCCGAACTGATCACGCGACCCGGCCTGATCAACGTCGATTTCGCGGATGTCAGAACAGTGATGTCTGAAATGGGTATGGCGATGATGGGTTCGGGAACGGCCTCGGGCCCTGACCGCGCCAGGGAAGCGGCCGAGGCTGCCGCATCCAGCCCGTTGCTTGAGGATGTCAACCTTGCCGGTGCAAACGGTATTCTGGTCAACGTCACCGCGGGCGAAAACCTGTCAATCGGCGAATTTCAGGAAGTCGGCAATACGGTGAAGGAATATGCCTCGGAAAATGCGACGGTCGTGATTGGCACGGTGATTGATCCGAAAATGAAGGACAGTATCCGGGTGACGGTCGTTGCGACCGGGTTGGGAGAAACCGCCCAGGCAGCGCGGCCGCAAATGGAGGTCGTCAAGAAAGCCGCGAACGGCGATCCCAATTACTCGTACCTGGAGACACCGACTGCGGCCCGGCGCAACAAAATGTATGAATCCGGCAGCCGGGCGATGCCCAGCGAAGAAGTACTGGATATACCCGCGTTCCTGCGCCGACAGGCGGATTAG
- a CDS encoding DUF721 domain-containing protein, which produces MKKPSFRSLDKVLRDNSSGLSRVIHQASLMAALRESVAELLPQDHRAHLHGVSLQEDQSLTLLTESAAWASRFRYLESTVRQGLKTKTGLAIGRIIIKVRPPANNSLPGS; this is translated from the coding sequence ATGAAAAAACCCTCGTTCCGATCGCTGGACAAAGTCCTGCGAGACAATAGCAGCGGGCTCTCCCGGGTAATCCACCAAGCCAGCCTAATGGCTGCCTTGCGCGAATCGGTCGCAGAACTGCTGCCGCAGGACCACCGCGCACATTTACACGGCGTCTCGCTGCAAGAAGATCAGAGCCTGACCTTGCTAACTGAATCTGCGGCCTGGGCCAGTCGTTTTCGTTATCTCGAGTCTACCGTTCGCCAGGGCTTGAAAACGAAAACCGGTCTGGCGATCGGTAGAATCATCATTAAAGTGCGGCCCCCAGCAAATAATTCTCTTCCTGGCTCCTAG
- the murB gene encoding UDP-N-acetylmuramate dehydrogenase, whose amino-acid sequence MNALAGISIRGRIRYDEPMSRHTSWRVGGPADIYFQPADAQDLADFLVGLDSGTEIHWLGLGSNLLVRDGGLRGVVIATHPGLSNLQRLDNGLVRAEAGVACAKLARQCARWKLGPAEFFAGIPGTVGGALAMNAGAFDGETWQQVAAVETVDRAGRIRTRQRLEFEVSYREVKMPAVEWFVAGLFEFDEQADASVAGIRRLLARRKESQPIGLPSCGSVFRNPLDDHAARLIEACGMKGMRLGGAEVSGKHANFIINTGDATAADVERLIEKIQEQVRQEQGVELVAEVRIVGESLAD is encoded by the coding sequence ATGAATGCACTGGCCGGCATCTCGATCCGCGGGCGGATACGGTACGACGAGCCGATGAGCCGACATACATCCTGGCGTGTGGGCGGTCCCGCCGATATTTATTTCCAGCCGGCCGATGCGCAGGACCTGGCCGATTTTCTGGTCGGGCTGGACAGCGGCACCGAAATTCATTGGCTCGGCCTCGGCAGTAATTTGCTGGTTCGCGATGGCGGATTGCGCGGGGTCGTAATCGCGACCCACCCCGGCCTGTCAAATCTGCAGCGGCTCGACAACGGGTTGGTGCGGGCCGAGGCCGGCGTTGCCTGCGCCAAACTAGCCAGACAATGCGCCCGCTGGAAACTCGGGCCGGCCGAATTCTTCGCTGGGATACCGGGCACCGTTGGCGGAGCGCTGGCGATGAATGCCGGGGCCTTCGACGGCGAGACCTGGCAACAGGTTGCCGCGGTCGAGACGGTTGACCGGGCCGGCCGGATTCGGACCCGGCAACGGCTTGAATTCGAGGTGTCCTACCGCGAAGTTAAAATGCCAGCCGTTGAATGGTTTGTCGCCGGCTTGTTCGAATTCGACGAACAGGCGGATGCCAGCGTAGCCGGAATTCGCAGATTGCTCGCGCGGCGCAAGGAGAGCCAGCCGATCGGACTGCCCAGCTGCGGCTCCGTTTTCCGCAACCCGCTGGACGATCATGCGGCACGCCTGATCGAAGCCTGTGGGATGAAGGGCATGCGCCTTGGCGGTGCGGAGGTTTCCGGCAAGCACGCCAATTTCATTATTAACACCGGCGATGCGACAGCGGCCGATGTTGAACGCCTGATTGAAAAAATACAGGAGCAGGTGCGCCAGGAGCAGGGCGTGGAGCTGGTCGCCGAGGTCAGGATTGTGGGAGAGAGTCTTGCAGACTGA
- the ftsA gene encoding cell division protein FtsA: MSRKGDRNLIVALDIGTSKVVAIVGEITDEGGVEVIGLGSHPSRGLKKGVVVNIESTVQSIQRAVEEAELMAGCEIHTVHAGIAGSHIRSLNSHGIVAIRDKEVTRGDVERVIEAAQAVAIPADQRTIHVLPQEFIIDHQEGIREPIGMSGVRLEAKVHMVTGAVSAAQNIIKCVQRCGLQVEDVVLEQLASSYAVLTQDEKELGACLVDIGGGTTDIAVFSGGAIRHTAVIPIAGDQATNDIAISLRTPTQYAEELKIRYACALSQLANPDETIEVPSVGDRPPRRLARQTLAEVVEPRYEELFMLVQDELRRSGFEELVAGGIVLTGGSAKMEGAIELAEEVFHMPVRLGVPQFVQGLSDVVRNPIYATGVGLLLYGQEALADKAASTPLGGDLRDVWERMKTWFHGNF; the protein is encoded by the coding sequence ATGTCGAGAAAAGGTGACAGAAATCTGATTGTGGCGCTGGATATCGGCACCTCAAAGGTGGTCGCGATAGTCGGTGAAATTACCGACGAAGGCGGGGTTGAGGTTATTGGTCTTGGCAGTCACCCGTCCCGCGGACTGAAGAAGGGTGTGGTCGTGAACATCGAGTCCACAGTCCAGTCGATTCAGCGTGCGGTGGAAGAGGCCGAGCTGATGGCCGGCTGCGAAATCCACACCGTCCATGCGGGAATCGCCGGTAGCCATATCCGCAGTCTGAATTCCCACGGCATCGTCGCGATACGCGACAAGGAAGTGACCCGCGGCGATGTCGAGCGCGTGATTGAAGCTGCGCAGGCCGTCGCGATACCGGCGGACCAGAGAACGATTCACGTTTTGCCGCAAGAATTCATCATCGATCACCAGGAAGGCATACGCGAACCGATAGGCATGTCCGGGGTCAGGCTTGAGGCCAAGGTTCACATGGTGACCGGCGCCGTCAGCGCGGCGCAAAATATCATCAAGTGCGTGCAGCGCTGCGGACTACAGGTCGAGGACGTGGTTCTCGAGCAGCTGGCATCGAGTTACGCGGTACTGACCCAGGACGAAAAAGAGCTGGGCGCCTGCCTCGTGGATATCGGCGGCGGCACCACCGATATTGCGGTTTTCAGCGGCGGCGCCATTCGCCATACGGCGGTGATCCCAATTGCGGGAGACCAGGCGACGAACGATATAGCGATCTCCCTGCGCACGCCCACCCAGTATGCGGAGGAGCTCAAGATCCGCTACGCCTGTGCCTTGTCGCAACTGGCCAACCCGGACGAAACGATCGAAGTTCCCAGCGTGGGCGACCGGCCACCGAGGAGACTGGCGCGGCAGACGCTGGCCGAAGTCGTCGAGCCGCGCTACGAGGAATTATTCATGCTGGTCCAGGACGAACTGCGACGCAGCGGTTTCGAGGAGCTGGTTGCCGGCGGCATTGTCCTGACCGGTGGCAGCGCGAAAATGGAAGGTGCGATCGAACTTGCCGAAGAAGTTTTTCACATGCCGGTGCGCCTAGGCGTTCCGCAATTCGTTCAAGGATTATCCGATGTGGTTCGTAACCCGATTTACGCAACCGGCGTGGGCCTGCTGCTCTACGGACAGGAGGCGCTGGCCGACAAGGCGGCTTCTACGCCACTCGGTGGCGATCTCAGGGATGTCTGGGAGCGTATGAAAACATGGTTTCACGGAAATTTCTAA
- the secA gene encoding preprotein translocase subunit SecA, translated as MMENFVTRIFGSRNQRLLRHYSKDVAKAGTYEADLQALSDSELRARTDQLKAAVTSGKTLEEVLPEAFAVVREASVRTLGLRHFDVQLIGGLVLHEGKIAEMRTGEGKTLVATLPAYLNALGGDSVQIVTVNEYLAQRDADWMRPIYEFLGLTVGVIKSGMNPDDKIAVYACDVIYGTNNEFGFDYLRDNLAFRLADKAQRDQSFAIVDEVDSILIDEARTPLIISGPAEGSSDLYQRINALVPKLERQEMVPGEQSSPEIEAPGDYSVDEKSKQAHLTEAGHQKVEKLLAQAGLIKEGDSLYDVANIRLMHHLTAALRAHTLFQRDVDYIVNQGEIVIVDEFTGRTMPGRRWSDGLHQAVEAKEGVAIKEENQTVASITFQNYFRMYDKLAGMTGTADTEAFEFQQIYGLEVVVIPTHMEMIRDDEPDLVFLTRDDKFKAIIEDIQDCQKRSQPVLVGTTSIETSEYLSSILKKTNIDHQVLNAKHHTREAVMIIQAGRPGQVTIATNMAGRGTDIVLGGNLAGELQALGEIEEPQKNLHTENWQARHRTVIDAGGLRIIGTERHESRRIDNQLRGRSGRQGDPGSSRFYLSLEDNLMRIFGDPERVKRLLSRVGMREGEAIESKMLSRQIERAQRKVETHNFDIRKQLLKYDDVANDQRRAIYYQRDGLMEAADMEEDIRAIRRDVVDQVIDKFVPPGSVEEQWDVPGLSQALENDFVTRVDIQGWLVADDDLVEEDLRGKICDAVEEAYEEKVKSIGEPVMRHFEKAVMLQQLDSQWREHLAALDYLRQGIHLRGYAQKNPEQEYKREAFGMFTSMLDSIKHDSISILSRVQVRSEEDVAAVESQRRDTSGMKFEHAQASSPAAPGATAQGRPAQDSEPAVPFVRVQPKVGRNVPCPCGSGKKYKHCHGRLK; from the coding sequence TTGATGGAGAATTTCGTTACCCGAATCTTTGGCAGCCGCAACCAGCGCCTGCTCAGGCACTATTCAAAAGACGTAGCCAAAGCCGGGACGTATGAAGCGGATCTTCAGGCCCTGAGTGACAGCGAACTGCGGGCCAGGACCGACCAGCTGAAGGCCGCGGTAACCAGCGGAAAAACACTGGAGGAGGTGCTCCCGGAAGCCTTTGCCGTTGTTCGTGAAGCGTCGGTCAGGACCCTGGGCCTGCGTCATTTCGATGTGCAGTTGATCGGGGGCCTGGTTTTGCATGAAGGCAAAATTGCGGAAATGCGCACCGGAGAAGGCAAGACCCTCGTCGCTACCTTGCCCGCTTACCTGAACGCGCTCGGCGGCGACAGCGTCCAGATCGTCACCGTTAACGAATACCTGGCACAGCGTGACGCGGACTGGATGAGGCCGATTTACGAATTTCTGGGTCTGACGGTCGGGGTGATCAAAAGCGGGATGAATCCCGACGACAAAATCGCGGTTTACGCCTGTGATGTTATTTATGGCACCAACAACGAATTTGGCTTCGACTATTTGCGGGACAACCTGGCATTCCGGCTGGCCGACAAGGCACAACGCGACCAGAGCTTTGCGATCGTCGACGAGGTCGACTCGATTCTCATCGACGAAGCCCGTACGCCGCTGATCATTTCCGGTCCCGCGGAAGGAAGCAGCGACCTGTACCAGCGCATCAATGCGCTGGTCCCGAAATTGGAACGCCAGGAAATGGTGCCGGGGGAGCAATCGTCGCCCGAGATCGAAGCGCCGGGCGATTACAGTGTCGACGAGAAAAGCAAGCAGGCTCACCTGACCGAGGCGGGTCACCAGAAAGTGGAGAAATTGCTGGCCCAGGCCGGCCTGATCAAGGAAGGCGACAGCCTTTATGACGTCGCCAATATTCGCCTGATGCACCATCTGACCGCCGCTTTGCGTGCACACACTTTGTTCCAGAGAGATGTGGACTACATCGTCAACCAGGGCGAGATCGTCATCGTCGACGAATTTACCGGCAGGACCATGCCGGGGCGCCGCTGGTCGGACGGGCTCCATCAGGCCGTCGAGGCAAAGGAGGGCGTGGCGATCAAGGAGGAGAATCAGACTGTTGCCTCAATCACTTTCCAGAACTATTTCAGGATGTACGACAAACTGGCCGGCATGACCGGAACGGCCGATACGGAAGCATTTGAGTTTCAACAGATTTACGGGCTGGAAGTCGTGGTTATTCCGACCCATATGGAGATGATCCGTGACGACGAGCCGGACCTGGTTTTTCTGACCCGCGACGATAAATTCAAGGCGATTATCGAGGATATACAGGATTGTCAGAAACGTTCGCAGCCGGTGCTGGTTGGCACTACGTCTATAGAAACGTCTGAATATTTATCGAGTATTCTGAAAAAGACAAATATCGATCACCAGGTCCTGAATGCCAAGCATCACACTCGCGAGGCAGTAATGATCATCCAGGCCGGCCGGCCGGGCCAGGTTACGATCGCTACCAACATGGCCGGGCGCGGTACCGATATCGTGCTGGGCGGTAACCTGGCGGGTGAATTGCAGGCGCTGGGCGAGATCGAAGAGCCGCAGAAGAACCTGCACACCGAGAATTGGCAAGCAAGACATCGGACCGTTATCGATGCCGGGGGTCTGCGGATTATCGGTACCGAGCGCCACGAATCACGGCGTATCGATAACCAGCTGCGCGGTCGCAGCGGACGCCAGGGGGATCCCGGATCCAGCCGTTTCTACCTGTCGCTCGAAGACAACTTGATGCGCATTTTTGGCGATCCCGAGCGGGTCAAGAGATTGCTGTCACGCGTCGGTATGCGCGAGGGTGAAGCGATCGAAAGCAAGATGTTGAGCCGCCAGATCGAGAGGGCGCAGAGAAAAGTCGAGACGCACAACTTCGATATCCGCAAGCAACTGCTGAAATACGATGACGTCGCCAACGATCAGCGGCGCGCGATTTACTACCAGCGCGACGGCCTGATGGAAGCCGCCGACATGGAAGAAGATATTCGCGCCATCCGGCGCGATGTTGTCGACCAGGTCATTGATAAATTCGTGCCGCCCGGCAGCGTCGAAGAGCAATGGGACGTTCCCGGCTTGTCGCAGGCACTGGAAAACGACTTCGTGACGCGGGTCGATATCCAGGGCTGGCTGGTCGCCGATGACGACCTGGTCGAAGAAGACCTGCGCGGGAAAATTTGTGATGCCGTGGAAGAAGCCTATGAAGAAAAAGTGAAATCCATTGGTGAACCCGTCATGCGCCATTTTGAAAAAGCCGTGATGTTGCAGCAGCTGGATTCACAGTGGCGCGAACATTTGGCCGCGCTGGATTATCTCCGCCAGGGGATTCATCTGCGAGGTTACGCACAGAAAAACCCCGAGCAGGAATATAAACGCGAAGCCTTTGGGATGTTTACGTCCATGCTTGACTCGATCAAGCATGATTCGATCAGCATACTGTCGCGCGTACAGGTGCGCAGCGAAGAAGATGTTGCCGCGGTTGAAAGCCAGCGCCGGGATACCAGCGGGATGAAATTTGAACATGCCCAGGCCAGCAGTCCTGCTGCGCCCGGCGCGACCGCTCAGGGGCGGCCCGCGCAGGATTCCGAACCGGCCGTGCCGTTTGTCCGGGTTCAGCCAAAAGTCGGTCGTAACGTACCTTGCCCGTGTGGTTCGGGCAAAAAATACAAGCATTGCCACGGCCGCCTCAAGTAG
- a CDS encoding D-alanine--D-alanine ligase, which yields MSDADAFGRVAVVYGGLSPEREISLLTGKPVLAALQEKGVDAHGIDAGVDLLEVLANGRFDRAWIALHGRGGEDGSLQGALQLMGLPYTGSGIQGSALGMDKYRSKLLMIGCGLPTPPFRVLAGVADLAGLADELGLPLAIKPACEGSSLGMAKVTDAADLEAAYELACRHDDCVIAELWLDGGEYTTGILQGEALPIIRIETPRSYYDYQAKYFSDSTRYHCPAGLSAEQELRFRKMSLQVFADIGGEGWGRVDFVLDDRGEPQILEINTVPGMTSHSLVPMAAQRQGIDFPELCWRILETSFIARQPAGGGHA from the coding sequence ATTAGCGATGCAGACGCCTTTGGCCGCGTCGCCGTGGTCTATGGCGGACTCTCGCCCGAGCGGGAAATTTCCTTGTTGACCGGCAAGCCCGTGCTCGCGGCGTTGCAGGAGAAAGGCGTGGACGCTCACGGTATCGATGCCGGCGTCGATTTGCTCGAGGTGCTGGCGAACGGCCGTTTTGATCGGGCCTGGATCGCGTTGCACGGGCGCGGCGGTGAAGACGGCAGTCTGCAGGGCGCGCTGCAGCTCATGGGTCTGCCGTATACCGGAAGCGGCATACAAGGATCGGCGCTGGGGATGGACAAATACCGCAGCAAGCTGCTGATGATCGGTTGCGGCCTGCCGACGCCACCGTTTCGGGTGTTGGCGGGCGTGGCCGATCTGGCTGGCCTGGCAGACGAACTCGGTTTGCCGCTGGCAATCAAACCGGCCTGCGAAGGCTCCAGCCTGGGGATGGCCAAAGTCACCGATGCCGCGGATCTCGAGGCGGCATACGAGTTGGCTTGCCGGCATGACGATTGCGTCATCGCGGAGCTTTGGCTGGATGGCGGCGAGTACACGACCGGCATATTGCAAGGCGAAGCCCTGCCGATCATTCGCATTGAAACACCCCGCAGTTATTACGATTACCAGGCCAAGTACTTCAGCGACAGTACCCGGTATCACTGCCCGGCAGGCCTGTCCGCTGAGCAGGAGCTTCGTTTCCGCAAGATGTCCTTGCAGGTCTTTGCCGATATCGGCGGCGAAGGATGGGGGCGTGTCGATTTCGTACTCGATGATCGGGGCGAGCCGCAGATCCTGGAAATCAACACCGTGCCGGGCATGACCAGCCACAGTCTCGTGCCAATGGCGGCACAGCGGCAGGGGATCGATTTTCCCGAGTTGTGCTGGCGCATACTCGAAACCAGCTTCATCGCCCGCCAGCCGGCAGGGGGTGGCCATGCTTAA